From one Humulus lupulus chromosome 8, drHumLupu1.1, whole genome shotgun sequence genomic stretch:
- the LOC133798271 gene encoding NF-X1-type zinc finger protein NFXL2, whose amino-acid sequence MMPDQLRRSMAEPPLSDSDADSDNGQPGCEHSRRHADLSDSIFRSYFEFTGRSLTTPADLSKIQSFLTSSSSGALSCLICLERIRPSDPTWSCNSLCFAVFHLFCIQSWARQSSDLAALRASTRLPITANRAAEVSVWNCPKCRFEYTQSQIPKTYFCFCGKLENPPSDDPWVLPHSCGEVCDRSLMHDCGHRCLLLCHPGPCPSCPKLVRSRCFCGSVEDVRRCGFKNFSCNKVCSKLLDCGDHPCSDICHDGPCRPCKVRGVYWCQCGKKEEERECCDRVNFRCENPCNEMLSCRRHVCSKGCHSGECGPCPLQGKRTCPCGKRIHEGMSCDVAVPLCGSTCDKVLTCGYHRCPERCHRGPCIETCRIVVIKLCRCGSLKKEVPCYQDMACERKCQKLRDCGRHACRRRCCDGDCPPCSEICGRKLRCKNHKCQSPCHRGPCAPCPVMVTISCACGETHFEVPCGTEMDQKPPRCPKRCSIMPLCRHATKVKPHKCHYGACPPCRLLCEEEYPCGHMCKLRCHGPKPPPNPEFTLKPRKKKHVHQSECTPGSSCPPCPELVWRSCVGQHIGADRMVVCSNKMQFSCENLCGNFLPCGNHYCTNTCHSLKIQPCEECNLSCEKERAPLCSHLCSLPCHPGDCPPCKALVKRSCHCGSMVHVFECKYYNSLSEKVQMAARSCGGPCHRKLPNCTHLCPETCHPGQCPSPEKCSKKVTVRCRCQTLKKEWLCYDVQATHRHAGYDPKDIAKNQYGLGLLPCNSDCKMKLQAIDSELQLRKSKAVEVKEPDTEKHVPKRKRRRERVHEIKQASRLQKVAATIKRLLLFAILGMALIAALYCGYKGLPWLNDWMNEIDDQRLRRRHQRI is encoded by the exons ATGATGCCTGATCAGCTCCGCCGCTCCATGGCCGAGCCACCTCTTTCAGACTCCGATGCAGATTCCGATAATGGCCAACCCGGATGCGAACACAGCCGCCGCCACGCTGACCTTTCCGATTCAATTTTCAGATCGTACTTTGAGTTCACTGGCCGATCACTCACCACCCCCGCCGACCTCTCCAAGATTCAATCCTTTCTCACTTCCTCCTCTTCCGGTGCTCTTTCATGCTTAATATGCCTCGAACGCATCAGACCCTCCGATCCCACTTGGTCCTGTAATTCCCTCTGCTTCGCTGTCTTCCACCTCTTCTGTATCCAGAGCTGGGCGCGCCAGTCCTCCGACTTGGCCGCCCTGCGCGCCTCCACGCGCCTTCCCATCACAGCGAATAGGGCTGCCGAAGTTTCGGTCTGGAACTGTCCCAAATGTAGGTTCGAATACACCCAATCTCAAATCCCTAAGACTTACTTTTGTTTCTGTGGGAAATTGGAAAACCCGCCTAGTGATGACCCTTGGGTTTTGCCTCATTCATGTGGCGAGGTCTGTGATAGGAGTTTAATGCACGATTGCGGCCATCGTTGCTTGCTTTTGTGCCACCCGGGTCCTTGCCCCTCTTGCCCAAAACTTGTGAGAAGTCGTTGCTTTTGCGGTTCCGTTGAAGATGTTAGGAGATGTGGTTTTAAGAACTTTTCATGTAATAAAGTGTGTTCGAAGTTATTGGATTGCGGAGACCATCCGTGCTCGGACATTTGCCATGACGGGCCATGCCGGCCGTGCAAAGTTCGGGGTGTATACTGGTGTCAATGTGGAAAGAAAGAAGAGGAGAGGGAGTGTTGTGATCGGGTGAATTTTCGGTGCGAAAATCCGTGTAATGAGATGCTTAGTTGCCGGAGACATGTCTGTAGTAAAGGGTGTCATTCAGGGGAATGCGGTCCTTGCCCACTTCAAGGGAAGAGGACGTGCCCATGTGGGAAGAGAATCCATGAAGGAATGTCTTGCGATGTTGCAGTACCATTGTGCGGTTCCACTTGTGATAAGGTGCTTACTTGTGGGTACCATAGATGCCCGGAGCGATGCCATCGAGGTCCGTGCATCGAAACTTGTAGAATAGTTGTCATTAAGTTATGCCGGTGTGGCAGCTTAAAGAAAGAG GTTCCTTGCTATCAAGATATGGCATGTGAGAGGAAATGTCAGAAATTAAGAGACTGTGGGCGCCATGCTTGCAGGCGCCGTTGCTGTGATGGGGATTGTCCACCATGCTCAGAG ATATGTGGCAGAAAGCTTCGATGTAAGAACCACAAATGCCAGTCTCCATGTCATAG AGGTCCTTGTGCTCCGTGCCCTGTAATGGTGACAATATCATGCGCATGTGGTGAAACGCACTTTGAG GTTCCTTGTGGTACTGAGATGGATCAAAAGCCTCCTAGGTGTCCTAAGCGATGCTCTATTATGCCTTTATGCAGGCATGCAACAAAAGTTAAG CCTCATAAATGCCATTATGGAGCTTGCCCTCCATGCAGGCTGCTTTGTGAAGAGGAATATCCATGTGGTCATATGTGCAAGCTAAG GTGTCATGGACCTAAACCTCCTCCTAATCCGGAATTTACATTGAAACCAAGGAAAAAGAAGCATGTTCATCAGAGTGAATGTACCCCTGGTTCTTCATGCCCTCCTTGTCCAGAACTTGTGTGGAGATCATGTGTAGGCCAACATATTGGAGCTGATAGGATG GTGGTATGCTCAAATAAAATGCAGTTTTCCTGTGAAAACTTGTGTGGAAATTTTCTACCTTGTGGTAATCATTATTGCACAAACACTTGCCATTCCCTGAAGATTCAACCTTGTGAAGAGTGTAATCTTTCTTGTGAGAAG GAGAGGGCGCCTTTATGTTCACATCTGTGTTCCTTACCATGTCATCCTGGGGACTGTCCCCCATGCAAGGCTCTTGTTAAAAGATCATGTCATTGTGGTTCAATGGTCCATGTTTTCGAGTGCAAGTATTACAACAGCTTGTCCGAGAAAGTGCAAATGGCTGCTCGCTCCTGTGGTGGGCCTTGCCACAG AAAATTGCCAAATTGTACGCATTTATGCCCTGAGACTTGTCATCCTGGACAATGCCCCTCCCCTGAGAAATGCTCCAAAAAG GTTACTGTTCGTTGTAGATGTCAGACCTTGAAAAAGGAGTGGTTATGTTATGACGTTCAAGCAACCCATCGCCATGCTGGTTATGATCCCAAAGACATTGCTAAAAATCAATATGGACTTGGACTACTTCCCTGTAATTCTGATTGCAAAATGAAACTACAGGCAATTGATTCAGAGTTGCAGTTGCGCAAATCTAAAGCTGTGGAG GTAAAGGAACCCGACACTGAAAAGCATGTCCCGAAACGTAAAAGAAGGCGGGAACGAGTACACGAAATAAAGCAAGCCTCAAGACTTCAA AAAGTAGCGGCCACAATAAAGAGGCTTCTTCTATTTGCAATTCTTGGGATGGCTTTGATTGCCGCACTATACTGTGGCTACAAGGGCCTCCCATGGCTCAACGATTGGATGAACGAGATTGATGATCAAAGACTAAGAAGAAGGCACCAGCGGATCTAA